In Gossypium raimondii isolate GPD5lz chromosome 12, ASM2569854v1, whole genome shotgun sequence, a single window of DNA contains:
- the LOC128035464 gene encoding uncharacterized protein LOC128035464 produces MKILSWNVRGLGRQRTIRRLRYLLKENNPQIVFFMETKLNKKQIEIVRRRCGFLYGIEVEAEGTKGGLCLAWRTDMDIMLRSFSKRHIGVSIEDKEKGAKWRFIGFYGSPYVQDRYDSWEVLKRLASGEVLPWLVCGDFNEIMYGFEKKGGLPRDERRMELFRKMLEDCYLFDVGYEGNWFTWERGELLQRLERLKEGLKEWARRIQFNRKKSKRILTAKLEELVVAEMDDMALAELIDTKISLNFEIEKDECYWEQRARTNWLKFGDKNTKFFHSQASQRKKRNFIHKLKNEKGEEMVFFQDVEVTARAYFQNLFSAGRRGNYDHILSGVERCINEEDNQRLTAPYSREEVIEVVFDMGPTKAPREDGFPAAFYQKCWQIVGEDVISYCLRMLNGEMKVITNRLRIVIGKCIDEAQSAFVLGQLISDNVLLAYEVLHKLKLKRLGKKGFMAVKLDMSKAYDRRFKTRRPTKSVLISFVRRGLIESVKIGYEERSNDPERYLGLPNMVGRKKKEAFQNLKDHFKKCIDNWSIRGDIISIWEDNWIQGVEKIGAQNRTNKSELQSVSDLIDLSSRKWKMDVVNSTFQEEIARKILQIPLTEFEHEDFQVWRGELSGEFSVRSAYKLLQDANRLVQSLKLKRMDPGGSVMGCAWEAATMTHSCDPSSGKEVIWPDRTDPLLEEIEGPSTSSSHMET; encoded by the exons atgaaaattttaagctGGAACGTCCGTGGTTTGGGGAGACAACGGACGATTAGAAGACTTCGGTATTTACTGAAGGAAAATAATCCCCAAATAGTCttctttatggagacaaaacttaataaaaaacaGATAGAAATTGTTCGTAGAAGATGTGGCTTTCTATATGGAATCGAGGTTGAAGCTGAGGGCACAAAAGGAGGATTATGCTTAGCATGGAGAACCGACATGGATATAATGCTGCGTAGTTTTTCTAAAAGACATATTGGCGTGTCAATAGAAGATAAAGAAAAAGGAGCTAAATGGAGATTTATAGGCTTTTATGGTTCCCCCTATGTACAAGACAGATACGATTCATGGGAAGTTTTAAAGAGATTGGCAAGTGGTGAGGTATTGCCATGGTTGGTGTGTGGCGACTTTAACGAAATCATGTATGGATTTGAGAAGAAAGGAGGGCTACCGAGAGATGAAAGAAGGATGGAGTTATTTCGGAAAATGCTAGAAGATTGTTATTTATTTGACGTTGGATATGAAGGCAACTGGTTCACTTGGGAGAGAG GGGAATTACTTCAGAGACTGGAGAGACTAAAAGAAGGTTTGAAGGAATGGGCTAGAAGAATTCAATTTAACAggaaaaaatctaaaagaattttGACTGCAAAGCTTGAAGAGTTGGTTGTAGCTGAAATGGATGATATGGCTTTAGCTGAACTGATTGATACTAAAATAAGCttaaattttgagattgaaaaagatgaatgcTATTGGGAACAAAGGGCCAGAACAAATTGGTTGAAGTTTGgagataaaaatacaaaattctttCATAGTCAAGCTTCACAACGAAAGAAGAGGAACTTTATTCACAAGTTAAAGAACGAAAAAGGAGAAGAGATGGTGTTTTTTCAGGATGTTGAGGTTACGGCGCGagcttattttcaaaatcttttttcGGCAGGTAGAAGGGGGAATTATGATCATATATTATCAGGGGTCGAACGGTGTATTAATGAGGAAGACAATCAAAGACTTACAGCTCCATATTCCAGGGAAGAAGTTATAGAAGTTGTCTTTGACATGGGTCCAACGAAGGCGCCAAGGGAAGATGGCTTTCCAGCAGCATTTTACCAGAAATGTTGGCAGATAGTGGGAGAGGACGTCATATCTTATTGTCTTCGAATGCTGAATGGTGAAATGAAG GTTATAACTAATAGGCTTCGGATTGTTATTGGGAAATGTATTGATGAAGCTCAAAGCGCTTTTGTACTAGGGCAATTGATATCAGACAATGTTTTGTTAGCTTATGAAGTACTGCATAAGTTAAAGCTGAAGAGACTGGGGAAAAAAGGTTTTATGGCTGTAAAACTGGATATGAGCAAAGCTTATGACAGG AGGTTTAAGACAAGGCGACCCACTAAGTCCGTTCTTATTTCTTTTGTGCGGAGAGGGCTTATCGAGTCTGTTAAGATTGGCTATGAAGAGAG GTCGAATGATCCAGAGAGGTACTTGGGTTTGCCAAATATGGTGGGACGAAAGAAAAAGGAAGCTTTTCAGAATCTGAAGGATCATTTCAAGAAGTGTATCGATAATTGGAGTATCAG AGGGGATATCATCTCTATTTGGGAAGATAACTGGATTCAGGGGGTCGAAAAAATTGGTGCACAAAACAGAACAAACAAAAGCGAACTACAGTCAGTTTCAGATCTTATAGATTTATCTAGTAGGAAATGGAAAATGGATGTGGTCAACAGTACCTTTCAAGAAGAAATTGCTAGGAAAATATTGCAGATTCCCTTAACAGAGTTTGAGCATGAGGATTTTCAGGTGTGGAGAGGAGAACTTTCCGGCGAGTTCTCGGTCCGCAGtgcctataaactattacaagaTGCTAATCGG